Genomic DNA from Deltaproteobacteria bacterium:
TGGTCGGGCGCGACCGTGCCGACTGGTGGAAAGCGGCAGCGCAACAGCGATTGGTCGAGCGCGTGGAGCGGTTTTCTGACGTCAGTTGTGCAGAAATATGGATTATTTTCGACCGGCGGGCAGACTGGCATGAGGCGAGCGCGGTCACGAGTGCGGATACTCGCCTCGCTATCTACTACGCCCCATCAGCCGATGACTGGATTGTCGAACAGGTCCGGGTGCTGGCACCGCAACGTTCGGTGACCGTCGTCACGGCGGATCGCCTGTTACGCGAACGAGCGCGCCAAGTTGGTGCGGCGTTGTCCTCGCCACAACAGTTTCTCTCGGCGTGTGGCTAAGCGCTTCCCGCTGCCCTACTTGGTCACGCTGCCCAGTCAGTTTCCGCCAGGGTGTTCTCGACTTCGATGCGCGCCTGAAGCGGATCTTGTCCCAGGCAGTCGATGCGATGATCCAGCAGTTCTTCGTAGAGTGGAAAAGGGGCAGTATGGGCTCGACCGTGGCGTACTCCTAAACGATACACGCCAGCACAAATGGCCGCGCCAACCAGCGCGCCCACTAATCCAGAAAAGATGAGAGTGTACATCGCTTGGCTCACTCCTTTCTTTCGGCGTCGTCATACATGGAAAAGAGCTTAGCGAGGAAAAAACTGAAGTAAAGACAGGACGCTGGTCGAGTCCCTCAGTCTATCGGTCGCTCAGTCGTTCGGTCTGTCGGTCGTTGAGTTGGGCAAGTGGCGTCTTTCCTGTGAGAAGATAGCCCACGACGTGAGCCGTGGAGGCGTATTTCGCCGGTAGGCCAGCCTTGAAAGACCGGCCTTGCCTATATGCAGAACACACCAAGATCTGGGTTTTTGGGTGCCACGGGTAGCTGGCTACCCGTGCCCACCGGCTTGCACTGCTGGACCGTTCTGAAGGAGAGCAGTGTTTGATCCGAGCCGCGACCGTGAGGGAGCGGGTACGTGTCCGCTTGCTGACGCGCGCGGCTCAGTATTTAGTGCCTATCCGGATAACGGTGAGCAACATGTCATGTTGAGCCCTTCGCCTATGCTCAGGATAAACTCCGCGAAGGGTCTCGCAGCGAGATTCTTTGCCGCTTGCGCAACTGCTCAGCGACAAAAATAACCGCCTCTTGAGGGAAGCCGCTCTTGACTCTGGACTAAGGTACAAGGTTTATCTTGAAATAAAAGAGGAACGTCAGATGAGTGGACAGACTATCGGCACCGTTGCGAAACAAGCGAATGTGCATGTGGAAACGCTGCGCTACTACGAGCGGCGCGGTCTGCTGACACGCCCTCTACGCAGTGTGGCGAACTACCGGCTGTATCCCGAAGAGACCGTACGGCGCGTACGGTTCATCAAACACGCGCAAGCTCTTGGCTTTTCGCTGCAAGAGATTAGGGAACTCCTTACTCTACGGGCGG
This window encodes:
- a CDS encoding NYN domain-containing protein, with the protein product MDGFNVLHAGVLVGRDRADWWKAAAQQRLVERVERFSDVSCAEIWIIFDRRADWHEASAVTSADTRLAIYYAPSADDWIVEQVRVLAPQRSVTVVTADRLLRERARQVGAALSSPQQFLSACG
- a CDS encoding heavy metal-responsive transcriptional regulator is translated as MSGQTIGTVAKQANVHVETLRYYERRGLLTRPLRSVANYRLYPEETVRRVRFIKHAQALGFSLQEIRELLTLRAVPRARCADVRVRAKAKITAIDAKIRALQAMRKALATLVTECVGHGPISDCPILEALDTEEEI